In the Brassica napus cultivar Da-Ae chromosome A7, Da-Ae, whole genome shotgun sequence genome, one interval contains:
- the LOC106379692 gene encoding ultraviolet-B receptor UVR8-like isoform X1, translating into MDSTITTATSNGVSPAATLQLHSIIPENPTIAMELPSFVSLKRQFLGNSAPGDFFLASCPSIALHVLTTCDLDPRDLAKLEATCSFFRKPANFSPDLELSISEVAALDICQKRAIFKRMGEEERQEIKRKCGGSWKLVLKFLLAGEFGYRREKSQALAGPGHSIAVTSNGVVYSFGSNGSGQLGHGTVEDTWQPQPIRSLNGIRIIQAALGADRTMLISDAGEVYAFGKDCFSDPGLEIQQTKVITTPQRVKSLTEIFVVQAAIGYHFTAILSREGRVYTLSWGKDEKLGHGTDLNCLLPQPLLGDLENVPVVQISAGFCYLLALAFHPTGMSVYSVGCGLGGKLGHGSTISEKQPRLIEEFSLLKMEPVMISAGAWHAAVVGRDGRVCTWGWGRYGCLGHGTEELELAPKVVEGLKDIKAVHVAAGEYTTFVVSDDGQVYSFGYGEVNLGQQGDVEENTLTPRLVSSLKETKERVVHVSLTKSVSFPWTGHTFAMTESGTLYAFGSGGRGQLGVKLGDNVMEREEPAKVIGIDLS; encoded by the exons ATGGACAGTACTATTACTACTGCAACATCAAATGGTGTTAGCCCTGCTGCTACGTTGCAACTCCATAGCATCATCCCAGAGAATCCGACAATAGCTATGGAGTTGCCCTCCTTTGTGTCTCTGAAACGACAATTCCTTGGAAACTCTGCTCCTGGTGACTTCTTCCTTGCTTCTTGTCCTTCCATTGCCCTTCATGTTCTCACAACATGTGACTTGGATCCTCGTGACCTTGCCAAACTCGAG GCAACATGTTCCTTCTTTAGGAAACCGGCAAACTTCTCACCAGACCTTGAACTCTCCATCTCCGAAGTTGCAGCTCTTGACATTTGCCAAAAGAGGGCGATATTTAAACGTATGGGAGAGGAAGAACGCCAAGAAATCAAAAGGAAATGCGGAGGCTCGTGGAAGCTGGTTCTAAAGTTCTTGCTAGCTGGTGAATTTGGTTACAGGCGGGAAAAATCACAGGCACTTGCTGGTCCTGGTCATAGCATCGCCGTCACATCCAATGGCGTTGTTTACTCATTCGGATCCAACGGTTCAGGACAACTCGGACATGGAACCGTTGAAGACACTTGGCAGCCACAACCAATCAG GTCACTTAATGGGATAAGAATCATTCAAGCAGCTCTTGGAGCTGATAGAACAATGCTAATAAGTGATGCAGGTGAAGTGTATGCCTTTGGAAAAGATTGTTTTAGCGACCCTGGTTTAGAGATTCAACAAACTAAGGTCATCACAACTCCTCAGCGAGTCAAGTCCTTGACGGAGATCTTCGTGGTTCAAGCTGCTATTGGATATCACTTCACAGCGATTTTGTCTAGAGAAGGCAGAGTGTATACATTATCATGGGGGAAGGATGAAAAACTTGGTCATGGAACCGACCTTAACTGTTTGTTGCCTCAACCTTTGTTGGGGGACTTGGAGAACGTCCCTGTTGTGCAAATTTCTGCTGGCTTTTGCTATCTTCTTGCTCTAGCTTTTCACCCCACTGGCAT GTCGGTGTACTCTGTTGGATGCGGTTTGGGTGGGAAGCTTGGACATGGCTCAACAATTAGTGAGAAACAGCCTCGGTTGATTGAGGAGTTTAGTCTTTTGAAGATGGAACCGGTTATGATCTCAGCAGGGGCATGGCATGCTGCTGTAGTTGGGAGAGATGGGAGAGTGTGCACTTGGGGATGGGGAAGGTATGGCTGCTTGGGTCACGGAACAGAAGAGTTGGAGTTGGCTCCTAAGGTCGTTGAAGGATTAAAGGATATTAAAGCTGTACACGTAGCTGCTGGAGAGTACACAACCTTTGTTGTGTCTGATGATGGTCAGGTTTACTCATTCGGCTATGGTGAAGTCAATCTTGGTCAG CAGGGGGAtgtggaggagaatacacttaCTCCGAGGCTGGTTTCATCGTTGAAGGAGACAAAAGAGCGTGTGGTTCATGTGAGTTTGACAAAGTCAGTGTCATTTCCCTGGACTGGTCATACATTTGCAATGACAGAGTCAGGGACATTATATGCGTTTGGGTCTGGCGGGAGAGGGCAGCTCGGGGTGAAGCTTGGTGATAACGTTATGGAAAGAGAAGAACCAGCTAAAGTTATTGGTATTGATCTTTCTTAG
- the LOC106379411 gene encoding probable pectate lyase 5, translated as MILLHQLSLSLFSCLFLVLAPTFTASNHVSDPELVVQEVNEKINASRRNLGVLSCGTGNPIDDCWRCDPKWEKNRQRLADCAIGFGKHAIGGRDGRIYVVTDSSDKDAVNPKPGTLRHAVIQDEPLWIIFARDMVIKLKEELMMNSFKTIDGRGASVHIAGGACITVQYVTNIIIHGVNIHDCKKRGNAYVRDSPSHYGWRTASDGDAVSIFGGSHVWVDHCSLSNCDDGLVDAIRGSTAITISNNYLTHHNKVMLLGHSDSYTRDKNMQVTIAFNHFGEGLVQRMPRCRHGYFHVVNNDYTHWQMYAIGGSAAPTINSQGNRFLAPNDHVFKEVTKYEDAPQSKWKNWNWRSEGDLFLNGAFFTPSGGRASSSYAKASSLSARPSSLVASVTSNAGSLSCRKGSRC; from the exons ATGATACTTCTTCACCAATTATCTCTGTCCCTCTTCTCATGTCTCTTCCTTGTTCTAGCTCCGACCTTCACTGCCTCCAACCATGTCTCCGACCCTGAACTCGTAGTTCAAGAAGTAAACGA GAAGATAAATGCGTCTAGAAGGAATCTTGGTGTCCTCTCGTGTGGGACCGGAAACCCTATCGACGACTGTTGGAGATGCGACCCGAAATGGGAGAAGAACCGACAACGATTAGCTGATTGCGCCATTGGTTTTGGCAAACACGCCATCGGCGGCCGTGACGGCAGAATCTACGTGGTGACTGACTCCAGCGACAAAGACGCGGTTAACCCTAAACCGGGAACTCTAAGACACGCAGTGATCCAAGACGAGCCGCTGTGGATCATCTTCGCACGTGACATGGTCATAAAGCTAAAAGAAGAGCTGATGATGAACTCGTTCAAGACCATAGACGGCCGTGGAGCGAGCGTGCACATCGCCGGCGGCGCGTGCATCACTGTTCAGTACGTGACTAACATCATCATCCACGGTGTCAACATCCATGACTGCAAGAAGAGAGGGAATGCTTACGTCAGAGACTCGCCGTCGCATTACGGTTGGAGGACGGCGTCTGACGGAGACGCCGTCTCGATCTTCGGTGGGTCCCACGTGTGGGTGGACCACTGCTCCTTGTCTAACTGCGATGACGGTCTGGTCGATGCGATCCGTGGATCGACGGCCATTACGATCTCTAATAACTACTTGACGCACCATAACAAAGTGATGCTTTTGGGACACAGTGATTCGTACACGAGAGACAAGAACATGCAAGTCACCATTGCCTTTAATCATTTTGGTGAAGGGCTTGTTCAGAGAATGCCCag ATGTAGGCATGGGTATTTTCATGTGGTAAATAATGATTATACGCATTGGCAAATGTACGCAATTGGTGGGAGTGCAGCTCCAACGATTAACAGTCAAGGCAATAGGTTTCTTGCTCCCAATGACCACGTCTTCAAAGAG GTGACTAAATACGAAGATGCACCACAAAGCAAATGGAAGAACTGGAATTGGAGATCAGAAGGTGACTTGTTCCTAAATGGTGCGTTTTTTACGCCCTCTGGTGGAAGAGCCTCTTCAAGCTATGCAAAAGCTTCAAGTCTGTCGGCTAGACCGTCCTCGTTGGTGGCTTCAGTGACGAGCAATGCTGGTTCTCTCTCTTGTAGAAAAGGATCTCGATGTTAA
- the LOC106371750 gene encoding F-box/kelch-repeat protein At4g38940 — protein MYKRLYMLRQKEKDKGFRPKKKRKRKKDKGLVLIPGLPAMPRYESVAAVGSRIYVFDGINSYIIDCTSHTVQHLPRMPVPLSYTVAGVIGGRVYVFGYRGKSKAMLVFNTETQTWEDGMTKPVRKVCDGSLVVMADKMYMTDGMKSFVYDPKESKWETDKMLSSKFWEYACVVDDVLYYHHFSDNELIAYDPEHKCWQVVKGVKKVLAKMRRVGYFWAKAVSYAGKLVLFFRKKGVTGEICFAKISLERREGGQIWGKVVQWCDHGLIAGGFYFTKSLDVVL, from the coding sequence ATGTATAAACGTTTGTATATGCTCCGCCAGAAAGAGAAAGACAAGGGGTTTagaccaaaaaagaaaagaaaaagaaagaaagacaaGGGCTTGGTCCTAATCCCTGGGCTTCCTGCTATGCCTCGTTATGAAAGCGTTGCAGCTGTGGGTTCAAGGATATATGTGTTTGATGGGATTAACTCTTACATCATCGACTGTACATCTCACACTGTGCAACATCTCCCGAGGATGCCTGTGCCCTTGTCTTATACAGTCGCTGGCGTTATTGGCGGGAGAGTCTACGTCTTTGGATATCGCGGTAAGTCAAAGGCGATGTTGGTGTTCAACACAGAAACACAAACGTGGGAGGATGGGATGACTAAGCCAGTGAGGAAGGTATGTGATGGTTCCCTGGTGGTGATGGCTGATAAGATGTACATGACGGATGGCATGAAGAGCTTTGTTTACGACCCAAAGGAAAGCAAATGGGAAACGGACAAGATGCTGAGTTCGAAGTTCTGGGAGTACGCTTGTGTTGTTGATGATGTTTTGTACTACCACCATTTTTCTGATAACGAATTGATAGCGTATGATCCAGAGCACAAGTGTTGGCAAGTGGTGAAAGGTGTGAAAAAGGTGTTGGCTAAGATGAGACGTGTTGGTTATTTTTGGGCAAAGGCTGTGAGTTATGCTGGCAAACTGGTTTTGTTTTTTCGCAAAAAAGGAGTCACTGGGGAGATTTGTTTTGCGAAGATTTCGCTGGAAAGACGCGAAGGAGGTCAGATTTGGGGTAAAGTTGTTCAGTGGTGTGATCATGGTCTGATTGCTGGTGGTTTTTACTTTACGAAATCTCTAGATGTTGTGCTTTGA
- the LOC106379692 gene encoding ultraviolet-B receptor UVR8-like isoform X2, with translation MDSTITTATSNGVSPAATLQLHSIIPENPTIAMELPSFVSLKRQFLGNSAPGDFFLASCPSIALHVLTTCDLDPRDLAKLEATCSFFRKPANFSPDLELSISEVAALDICQKRAIFKRMGEEERQEIKRKCGGSWKLVLKFLLAGEFGYRREKSQALAGPGHSIAVTSNGVVYSFGSNGSGQLGHGTVEDTWQPQPIRSLNGIRIIQAALGADRTMLISDAGEVYAFGKDCFSDPGLEIQQTKVITTPQRVKSLTEIFVVQAAIGYHFTAILSREGRVYTLSWGKDEKLGHGTDLNCLLPQPLLGDLENVPVVQISAGFCYLLALAFHPTGMSVYSVGCGLGGKLGHGSTISEKQPRLIEEFSLLKMEPVMISAGAWHAAVVGRDGRVCTWGWGRYGCLGHGTEELELAPKVVEGLKDIKAVHVAAGEYTTFVVSDDGQVYSFGYGEVNLGQGDVEENTLTPRLVSSLKETKERVVHVSLTKSVSFPWTGHTFAMTESGTLYAFGSGGRGQLGVKLGDNVMEREEPAKVIGIDLS, from the exons ATGGACAGTACTATTACTACTGCAACATCAAATGGTGTTAGCCCTGCTGCTACGTTGCAACTCCATAGCATCATCCCAGAGAATCCGACAATAGCTATGGAGTTGCCCTCCTTTGTGTCTCTGAAACGACAATTCCTTGGAAACTCTGCTCCTGGTGACTTCTTCCTTGCTTCTTGTCCTTCCATTGCCCTTCATGTTCTCACAACATGTGACTTGGATCCTCGTGACCTTGCCAAACTCGAG GCAACATGTTCCTTCTTTAGGAAACCGGCAAACTTCTCACCAGACCTTGAACTCTCCATCTCCGAAGTTGCAGCTCTTGACATTTGCCAAAAGAGGGCGATATTTAAACGTATGGGAGAGGAAGAACGCCAAGAAATCAAAAGGAAATGCGGAGGCTCGTGGAAGCTGGTTCTAAAGTTCTTGCTAGCTGGTGAATTTGGTTACAGGCGGGAAAAATCACAGGCACTTGCTGGTCCTGGTCATAGCATCGCCGTCACATCCAATGGCGTTGTTTACTCATTCGGATCCAACGGTTCAGGACAACTCGGACATGGAACCGTTGAAGACACTTGGCAGCCACAACCAATCAG GTCACTTAATGGGATAAGAATCATTCAAGCAGCTCTTGGAGCTGATAGAACAATGCTAATAAGTGATGCAGGTGAAGTGTATGCCTTTGGAAAAGATTGTTTTAGCGACCCTGGTTTAGAGATTCAACAAACTAAGGTCATCACAACTCCTCAGCGAGTCAAGTCCTTGACGGAGATCTTCGTGGTTCAAGCTGCTATTGGATATCACTTCACAGCGATTTTGTCTAGAGAAGGCAGAGTGTATACATTATCATGGGGGAAGGATGAAAAACTTGGTCATGGAACCGACCTTAACTGTTTGTTGCCTCAACCTTTGTTGGGGGACTTGGAGAACGTCCCTGTTGTGCAAATTTCTGCTGGCTTTTGCTATCTTCTTGCTCTAGCTTTTCACCCCACTGGCAT GTCGGTGTACTCTGTTGGATGCGGTTTGGGTGGGAAGCTTGGACATGGCTCAACAATTAGTGAGAAACAGCCTCGGTTGATTGAGGAGTTTAGTCTTTTGAAGATGGAACCGGTTATGATCTCAGCAGGGGCATGGCATGCTGCTGTAGTTGGGAGAGATGGGAGAGTGTGCACTTGGGGATGGGGAAGGTATGGCTGCTTGGGTCACGGAACAGAAGAGTTGGAGTTGGCTCCTAAGGTCGTTGAAGGATTAAAGGATATTAAAGCTGTACACGTAGCTGCTGGAGAGTACACAACCTTTGTTGTGTCTGATGATGGTCAGGTTTACTCATTCGGCTATGGTGAAGTCAATCTTGGTCAG GGGGAtgtggaggagaatacacttaCTCCGAGGCTGGTTTCATCGTTGAAGGAGACAAAAGAGCGTGTGGTTCATGTGAGTTTGACAAAGTCAGTGTCATTTCCCTGGACTGGTCATACATTTGCAATGACAGAGTCAGGGACATTATATGCGTTTGGGTCTGGCGGGAGAGGGCAGCTCGGGGTGAAGCTTGGTGATAACGTTATGGAAAGAGAAGAACCAGCTAAAGTTATTGGTATTGATCTTTCTTAG